The DNA segment CCGGCGATGGAGGTGATAAACCAGTTCCCAGTGGCACCAGGGCAAACGCCTGTCCATTCCCCGGCGCTGTGGTTCAGAGCCTTATCTGTTCTGGCAGGCGGAGCCAGCCGTAAAGAACTAAAAGTAATTCTGTCACTAAAACAAacgaattaaaaaaaaaaaaaaaaagcaaaaaaaaaaaaagcaaaaaaaaaaagcttaaggcaaatttcccttccctttggaagCCTGGATTTCTTTCCTAATGCTCCACAAACGCAATGCACCCGGATGGGTCAGATCCTGTCAGACTCCAGCTCCCCTAAACAGCAAAAGCGCCAGGTCTGCCGGATGAGTAGGCGGCACAGGGGAGTATTTCGATCCCTGTTGATCCTTTAATCTGGCTACAGAGCGCAGCAGGAAAAGGTGGATGTGGGAGAGAAACAAAGCGGGGTTATCTGAGGGGCAGGGCTTTTCAAAGGAGGCTCTCCCTGAAAAGAATCCTGGGGGTACTAACTGCTAATTTATTTGTGGTACAAATTCCATCCATTGCAGCAAACACTCCTCACAGATTATTTCTCTCTAACACACAGCAGATAACTTGGTAAGCTCGGGCAGAGAGGTATGTTCAGCACATTCTCTTCcagaagcagtttttaaaataacagcttctttccttcttccatgCCATCACGTATTGTGTCACACTGTCCTTTTCTGCTAATCCCAAACTTCAGTTGATCCAATATATCAGCTTTCAGGAGCCTGAGATCGTTTCTGCAGCAGAACTTCAGTGCTCTGGAGCTTTCTacctcaaattattttcttgctccTCACACCAAATCACATCAGGAATGTTCCTGTTCCATCCATCTGTGGCAAAAGCAGTATTCTTCTTGTTTTGTCATAGGACAGAATACTATACTCATCAGTGAAAAACCTGAATAGTATATCTGAAAAGTAAATACAGACACTTTGGGACAGCACCGCGTTCTGCCCTTCCTCTTGGATTTCCCACCGTGGCTGTAGAATTCCAGCTGTCCCCCCTCCCAGCGCCTTGCCtagccccagcctgctcgctggcagGGCAACGTGCGAAGCAGACAAGGCCTTAATGCttgtgcaagcactgttcagcaataacTGACACgtccctgtgttatcaacactggtTTGGTCACAAAGCCAAAATGGAGCACCTTAGgagctactatgaagaaaattaactctatcccagccaaaaccactAGTGGGATGCCAGACTGCACTACAGGTTACCAGTGGGATTTGTAGGGAGGGGAACACAATAAAATGGCGAGATCTTTCGTAAATAATACACTGAAATCTCTCTTATAAGTGGGTTAATGGGGGCCTTGAACATTCAGGATTTTTTAGCAGAAAGCTTCATTAAATATCTCCTTTAACAGACTCCCTTAATCCTTGAATAGCTAACTATACTTCTCTACTGAACTGGATTAATTTAGGAGTCCAATTTTACTGTGGGTGTTTTCCTAGATCCTAATATTGTGTTATGCTCAGCAGGTGCAAAGTGTTTAtgtcttcttttaattttaaaccagTTTGCAGGAGTTTTCTTGGATATGAAAGGAGGAGAACAACAACAGGAAGGGTTGAGGATTTAAAGGTagctgagattattttttttctagctgtatgtttcaaaaaaatgtgattCAGAATGTCTCACAAGTATTTTGAGCTAATCTTATGAAGTAACATCAGCAGAATGAGGCACAGTTTGTAATGGTGGTTGCCTCTTTTCAAGTTGTAAGGGAAATTTTCATTAAGACCTGCATTCAGCTCTATCTCATCTTCCCTTTCTTTGAGAAGAGCATCCAAACTAGCAGCTTCAAGGGTGCTGTAAGGTCACTCTGCTTGGACTTGTTTCACAtggtattaaatatttaaatactcaTCAATTTGAAGAATAGGGATGTGAGAATGATCCTCCACCCCTTCTTCAGGACACATCCTTGAGATCCGCTCCAGCTGTTTACCTGCTGTTGTcttctgggctgcagctgccccagtTGACAGCCATTTGTCCAAAGTGCAGTAAGATCAGCTACTAACTAATTCCACTAGCACCACCCATTAAGGTGGTATTTAACCTGGAAAAGGGTGTTTGGGGCATTTAGGGAGCCAGCAGACTTTTCGTCATTTTATACTAAGTCTaatttgcttgtttgctttaaGAGATGCCTGAAAATCCTCCCACAGAACTCTGGATACGGTTTGGTTTGCTTGTGTTagggaaaaatactttattctaGTGAGGCAGAGTGTAGGGAGGAAGAATAGCCCATCTACAAGTTACCAGGACTGTGGAAATTTTTATGGATCTGTATTTCAGTTCTCCCAGATCTTGCTTGCAGGAACAAAACAAAGGTAGGATGGATGATAAGGAAGCTTTTCTTAAACAGGCTTATTATTTTGACAGTACCTCGCTGGGTTCCCAATTCAAAAGGAGTGTGAGAggctttccttcttccctgctgttgcAGAAGTCAGGCTTGCTGGCTACAGGACAAAAGTGTTAAGTCTACCACAGGATGATAAATCGCAAAACACGAGGGCCCTTGCACACAGAGCACATCTCCCGCTGCCAGCACTAGCTGTGTTCTCAGATGGGAGTTACAGCAGGTGTAATGCATCAGCCGGGAGACGTGATTTGGCTCCATCTAAGAGCTGATGCATAAATACATAATTCCTTCTACTTGGAAGCTctgcttttagttttcttttctagaaaggATGAAAGGAGTAACTGGTAATGCTTgcagactaaaaataaaagagaaaaaatatctgccttACATCAGAGAGGCGATGCTGGGAGTTTTTcacaagaggaagaaatcaaaggaagaaaggaggcCACCAGCTTGACCAGCGTGGGCGGCAAGAGGTGAGGAAGGCAACCAGCCAGGCTGGAGGTCACCCAGGGAGGCTatcacagcccagcccagggcccTGCTGAAGCCTGTGCCCTCCTTCTGCCGAGTGCCATGTCACTACCACcaagctgctcccagcagctcagtGTCTATCACCATCCTGTGTCCCATACCTGCTCCCAGATACCCCATCCCCAGCAGGAGAAGGGTAGTTGGCTGCTTTGGGAGGCTGGTTTCAAGGCCTGAGGGAGACCTGTCAGTTGGTACCAGCCCTGTCCTCTCAAATCCTGCACTCCCCCAGGGTTTAAACTTTAGCCACGCTGCAAAGATCTTGGATAATCATTAGCCAGTGAATCAATGCAGTTTGTTGCTTAATCATTGGGAGGTAATACATCATCTCTGAGTTTTATTTGCTAGAGATAACAGATCTAAGAGAAATATTATGATGAAACATTTGAATCTTAGGTCAGAAACCAGCTTGAGGCTGAGGCGGGAGGGCTATaaaccctcccacccccagcgCCCCGCAGAACAAACTGTTTGCCGTGAGGTTTTCCCCCCAGTGCATCCACAGCACCTTCTGGAGGCATTCTCACCATCCAACTGAAGACACTTTCTGTTctatatttcaaagaaatgagTTTCAGGGCAATTTTAAAACCAGTGCTAACACTTTGTACACGTATCTCAgtaactgtaagaaaataatgaagtaacTAGAAAGAACATCTGCACAGTGTGAATCTTCCTCTCTCCGGACTTCCCCAGCTAATACAGGGTAATGACAGAAGTTTCCCTCAACATAtgacacataaaaaaaattacttagtattaaataaaaatgcaatttttagcTGTGGCCCCCTACCCTTGTGCCCTTTTCATTACAGCCTCAGTGGCTCCATGAATGGGGAGCTGTAAAAATGAGGATAACCTCCCCATATACCACGCCCATGCAACAGGGGAACAGGTACCCGGTCCTGCTCTGCCTCAAAATTACGTCTGCAACTTTGTCtactttggtgtttttttccagctgttgaAATAAAGACGTGGTGCAGTGAGAGAATGACATAGCCACTGGTGCCAGTTCTTGGTACACCTTATTTTGTCCGTATCCTCTGGGACTGCAAAACCCAAGATGCTCCAGCAGTTGGTACTGCCCAGAGTTAGCTGTCTTTGTGGCAGGCAGGCTGCCGAGAGCTGCGGACATGGTGATGCTCTGTGCGGCAGCCCCTGAAGTTAGATAAAAAAGCCCATTTTGGGAGCAGCTTTCAGGATCTATTCTGCATAACTTGCATTGCCCTCTATCCCCCTCTTGGGGTGGTGGTCCTGAGTTTGATTTTCAGCTGCCAGGGTGCTGAGCAATAGGATGTGCTGGGGAGACCTGATCACCTGCAATGCTGTATCCTGAGGCGAGGCCACCCAGAGAAACTGGGAGCTGGTGACTGCAAGGGCTTTGTGTGGTTCAAGGGTCACAACGGCTACGTTTGTGCAGTTGTTTCTTGGCAGAGACTCTCACTAGAGGGTTGGGGCACTGGACATGGCTTATCTGGCAGTCAGGGCCCTATCCTGCATCCGTTTTTTATTCAGGGATTGCTCTctctgcaaagaaagcaaaacacccTGTCTCTCCTCCTCCAGTTATCTCCCTAATCTACTGTCCCTTTGCCTCAGGtgactgctgtgctgctctctcTTGACATCGAGCCTCTCCTGGATCATGCCAAGAGTTCTTCTTGTTCTGTATCCCGCCATCATCATAAGGGGATGCCTATGGAAGAAGGCCTTCACACCAGGAGTCTCAGCTATCAGCTTTTCCCAGAGTGGGGACCCCCCCGAtggcttgcttttctgtgcacTTGTGCCCTGAATCCATGCGAACTCTTTTTGTCATTTGCAGCAGCTTTTGTAACGGAGCGTGTGCTTCAGCTACAGGTGtgcacagcagggcagcagaCGTTGCCTGTTCTCACATGGAGCATCCCAGTCTGGGAGAGCAGTGGGTTCAAATCCCTCAAGGAAAGGCCAAAAACTCCTGGGCCCTCGGCCACGCTCTGCCCACACCCTCCCCAGCTACGACAGGGCAGAGTGCCGCCCCCACCAgtgggctgcagcccaggctggcatccgcagggctgggctgtgtgccAGCTGCGGTCCCTCAGCTCCCTCCATGCACAGCCCCTGGGCCAAAGCCTACATAGGCTCCGGTGGGCAGGGGCCACTTTGCCCGTCCCACCAAGAACAGGTCCCACAGgggccctgccctgcagcttgGACTTTGCCAGCAAATTTTGCATGACGCGCTGAGCCCCTGCAGGACCTCAGGCACATAGGGGCTGGGCTTCCTAGCTTGTGTCCTACAAGACAGGCTCAAAAACTACTCCCAGCTGGCACTCTGACCCCTCGGGGACCCTGTTCAGCCCAGCCTTGTGTCCTCAGATGCAAAAGCCGTTTGATACCCCCAGCTCACCTCCTGATTTTCACCCAAGTTGGTTCAGCTGGAGGAATGCGTTTGAAAGCCTCCACTGGTACCAGGCAGAGGCCAACTTTCCTGCCCACGAGGTGGGAAGGGCAGATGGTTGTCACTGTTTCGAGCTCATGGGGAGCTCAAAGGCCACCAGGGGAGAAGGGGCCAGTAAGGGAGACAGCCAGAGCCACTTGCTCTGCTACTGCAGCTCAAGAGGGAGTGATGCATTTTTGGAACACCTCAAGGCCATAAACGCTTATCATCGTTCTcctggggagagcagctgaTTTATTTAACTATTACAACCCTGATTTACAGCTGATAACCCTGACAAGCTTTAAGCCTTTGATGGTGGTTGATGGTCACATTCCCAGGAAAGAACAGAGCTTGGAAAAGACTGTCCTGTCTTGCAAAGCCTAACTTGGCTCCAAGCACACACCGAGGTCTGACAAAGGAAATCCTTTCTCGTGGGTGCTTGGGACAGGGACTCCCCTCACCCTCCTACTGGGGATGACTGCGCTGtcttgcagcagcctggctcatACTCGTGGAGTCTGCTGTACCTGGTGAGGATTCAGAGGAAACATAAATcatggaaaagcagcatggaTACAGTCCCTGTCATGCTGGTATTTCAGCATAACTGCACTCTGTTATTTTTAGATAAGAAAATTACAGacttcatttttacttctgaaaagtCAGAATGAGGCATCTCTTGAAAAGATAAGTTTCTAGGGCTAGTCCTGGTCTCAGGGTTATCTGGTGGTCAGATGCTAACCAGGCATTTCCATTAGTTTGGGTTTGTACATTCCTTCCACCAGCCACCATCATTTACAAAACACAGTTCCATTAGAAGTGACTTTGTTAATCTGATTGATGTTCTGCCAGCATTAGCACATGCTGATAGCATCTGAAGTCTTGGTATAAGACCAAGCCAAATAATGGGGATTCACTCTTAATGGATCTATTCAAATAGACTCTTTACAGCACTAgccaatctgtgataaaagtTTTTATATAAACAATACGCAGGGAAGTCAGGATTTCTGTGACACGGTCCTGACTCTTACATAATCTTCTGGATGTTTTAACAACTATAAAACTGAGACAGTATTTTAAGCCATGTTGTTTTGATGTATAAACTCATTAGAAGACTGGACTCAAAGCCCAGTAAATCTGTGGACGGGATGCTGTTTTGCATCCATTCTTACAGAATTTAGTGTGCTACACCAGCAGGcagaatttacattt comes from the Falco rusticolus isolate bFalRus1 chromosome 3, bFalRus1.pri, whole genome shotgun sequence genome and includes:
- the LOC119144333 gene encoding uncharacterized protein LOC119144333, with protein sequence MARRIHSNITKDDGLAAPDALVKKHRKRKKGKKKKKKEKKVTAVLLSLDIEPLLDHAKSSSCSVSRHHHKGMPMEEGLHTRSLSYQLFPEWGPPRWLAFLCTCALNPCELFLSFAAAFVTERVLQLQVCTAGQQTLPVLTWSIPVWESSGFKSLKERPKTPGPSATLCPHPPQLRQGRVPPPPVGCSPGWHPQGWAVCQLRSLSSLHAQPLGQSLHRLRWAGATLPVPPRTGPTGALPCSLDFASKFCMTR